From Paenibacillus physcomitrellae, the proteins below share one genomic window:
- a CDS encoding acyltransferase, with translation MRKLERHPVEGPNALWQLYRTVSPWKGIRNFIFIQFARYCPILPLKNWIYRHVLGMRVGKQTAFGLMVMVDVFFPEKITIGDNSVIGYNTTILAHEYLIKEYRLGEVRIGSEVMIGANSTILAGVTIGDGAVVAAGSVVHTDVAPGAFVGGNPLQVIKAGKS, from the coding sequence GTGAGGAAGCTGGAGCGTCATCCGGTAGAAGGGCCCAATGCGTTGTGGCAGCTCTACCGGACCGTCAGTCCATGGAAAGGCATTCGAAATTTCATATTCATTCAATTTGCCCGGTATTGTCCGATTCTTCCGCTGAAGAACTGGATTTACCGGCATGTGCTGGGCATGCGGGTCGGCAAGCAGACGGCGTTTGGGCTGATGGTGATGGTGGATGTGTTTTTCCCCGAGAAAATCACCATCGGTGACAACAGCGTTATCGGCTATAACACGACTATTCTGGCGCATGAGTACCTGATCAAGGAATACCGGCTCGGCGAGGTACGAATAGGCAGCGAAGTGATGATAGGCGCCAACTCAACCATCCTGGCCGGGGTGACGATCGGCGACGGGGCTGTAGTGGCTGCGGGGTCGGTCGTACATACGGACGTAGCGCCCGGGGCGTTTGTGGGCGGGAATCCGCTGCAGGTGATCAAGGCAGGGAAAAGCTGA
- the lgt gene encoding prolipoprotein diacylglyceryl transferase yields the protein MKTLLLNPIAFSIGSLEVHWYGLIIGFGALLGLLMAIYEGRRFGIPQDFFMDLLLFGVPSAIIAARIYFVAFMWDDYKNNFWDIFKIWNGGIAIYGALIGAIICAIFYVRYKGYNFWRIVDICAPSLIVGQMIGRWGNFVNQEAYGGPTTETFLRDHLHLPAFIVNQMNVNGVYHHPTFLYESLWNLVGLIILLVLRRQKFMRAGEMFFSYFIWYSIGRFFIEGLRTDSLAFQGSDALAAFVNGLWKPMEWFGFEHGALDPMYGNVRISQLLAILFVVIAVVLIVWRRNMKPQPARYSDPIVSTKQTKQDAFVAEASAPRTETAPVSAAPAAAGSEASSSEVEGTTETERKED from the coding sequence GTGAAGACTTTGCTGCTTAACCCGATCGCTTTCTCGATCGGCTCATTGGAAGTACACTGGTATGGTCTGATTATCGGCTTCGGAGCCCTGCTTGGGCTCCTTATGGCCATTTACGAAGGCCGGCGTTTTGGCATTCCGCAGGATTTCTTTATGGACTTGCTGCTGTTCGGCGTTCCTTCAGCTATTATTGCGGCGCGGATTTATTTTGTGGCGTTTATGTGGGATGACTACAAAAATAACTTCTGGGATATCTTCAAAATCTGGAACGGCGGTATTGCGATTTACGGAGCTTTGATCGGCGCGATTATTTGCGCTATTTTCTACGTCCGTTATAAAGGCTACAATTTCTGGAGAATCGTCGACATTTGTGCGCCTTCCCTGATCGTCGGCCAAATGATTGGCCGCTGGGGGAACTTTGTGAATCAGGAGGCCTATGGCGGGCCGACAACGGAAACTTTTTTACGGGATCATCTGCATCTTCCGGCCTTTATTGTGAATCAAATGAATGTAAATGGTGTATATCATCATCCGACCTTCTTGTATGAGTCGCTTTGGAATTTGGTAGGTCTGATTATTCTGCTTGTGCTTCGCAGACAGAAGTTTATGCGGGCAGGGGAAATGTTCTTCAGCTATTTCATTTGGTATTCGATCGGTCGTTTCTTTATCGAAGGACTTCGTACGGACAGCCTGGCGTTCCAAGGCTCCGATGCTTTGGCGGCCTTTGTTAACGGCTTGTGGAAGCCAATGGAATGGTTTGGATTTGAGCACGGCGCTCTTGATCCGATGTACGGGAATGTCCGGATCTCGCAGCTGCTGGCGATTCTGTTTGTCGTAATTGCGGTGGTGCTCATCGTTTGGAGACGGAATATGAAGCCGCAGCCTGCACGTTATTCGGATCCGATTGTTTCAACGAAACAGACGAAGCAGGATGCTTTTGTCGCAGAAGCTTCCGCTCCGCGCACAGAAACAGCTCCAGTCTCTGCTGCACCGGCTGCAGCCGGTAGTGAAGCATCATCCTCTGAGGTTGAGGGGACGACAGAGACAGAGCGTAAAGAGGATTAG
- the hprK gene encoding HPr(Ser) kinase/phosphatase, with translation MAKKVKVSELVNQFGLEVISGEQGLKRTITVDDLYRPGLELAGYFEYHPLERVQILGRTELHFIGMLPADERKERIERLCQGEETPCIIVTRGLEVPEELIQASTEKQLPVLRSTMATTILSSRITGFLERKLAPTATIHGVLVDVYGVGMLITGSSGIGKSETALELVKRGHRLIADDAVEIRQTSDNQLHGTAPELIRHLLEIRGVGIINVMTLFGAGAIRNNKRITLVVRLEAWQQEKQYDRLGLDEETTRIIDTDVPLVTIPVRPGRNLAVIIEVAAMNYRLKRMGYNAALQFTAKLTETIAEDIDDLD, from the coding sequence ATGGCTAAAAAGGTAAAAGTATCGGAGCTAGTCAACCAGTTTGGGCTTGAGGTTATTTCCGGAGAGCAAGGCCTGAAACGGACCATTACCGTGGATGACTTGTATCGCCCCGGTCTGGAATTAGCGGGTTATTTCGAATATCATCCGCTTGAGCGGGTGCAAATTTTGGGTAGAACCGAGCTTCACTTCATAGGTATGCTACCAGCGGACGAGCGCAAAGAGCGGATCGAACGTTTATGCCAAGGCGAAGAGACCCCATGCATTATCGTGACGCGTGGTCTTGAGGTGCCAGAGGAGCTTATCCAAGCGAGTACTGAAAAGCAGCTGCCTGTGCTGCGAAGCACGATGGCCACAACGATTCTGTCCAGCCGTATTACCGGCTTCCTGGAGAGAAAGCTTGCCCCGACAGCGACGATTCACGGCGTTCTGGTGGACGTGTACGGCGTAGGTATGCTGATCACTGGCAGCAGCGGTATCGGGAAAAGTGAAACCGCGCTTGAGCTCGTCAAACGCGGACACCGGCTGATTGCCGATGATGCGGTTGAAATCCGTCAGACGTCGGATAACCAGCTTCACGGTACCGCTCCGGAGCTGATCCGCCACCTGCTGGAAATTCGCGGGGTAGGCATTATCAATGTCATGACCTTGTTTGGCGCAGGCGCAATTCGCAACAATAAGCGGATTACGCTGGTTGTCCGTCTGGAGGCTTGGCAGCAGGAGAAGCAGTACGACCGTCTTGGGCTGGATGAGGAAACGACGCGGATTATTGATACGGATGTTCCGCTCGTCACGATTCCGGTTCGTCCGGGCCGGAACTTGGCTGTTATTATCGAAGTGGCGGCGATGAACTACCGCCTGAAGCGGATGGGCTACAACGCTGCGCTTCAATTTACGGCTAAACTGACGGAAACCATTGCGGAAGATATCGATGATTTGGATTAG
- the ppaX gene encoding pyrophosphatase PpaX encodes MSKIETILFDLDGTIVNTNELIIKCFQHVMEKQGQPGYGREKIIPFMGQTLEQQLEAFTGMTDVELLVKDYRAYQAIHHDALIQEFPHVDEVMAKLHEQGYTLGVVTTKVKASTDRVLEMFGMKKYLSTIVTLEDVEFPKPDPQPVLTAVERLGANPATTLMVGDSPADIQSALAAGVKAAGVAWSLKGKEKLLEYGPHYMLDDMRDLYQLVGMESEA; translated from the coding sequence ATGAGTAAAATAGAAACTATACTGTTCGATCTAGATGGAACTATTGTGAATACCAACGAATTAATCATCAAATGCTTCCAGCATGTGATGGAGAAGCAGGGCCAGCCGGGCTACGGCCGCGAGAAAATCATTCCTTTCATGGGGCAAACACTGGAGCAGCAGCTTGAGGCTTTTACAGGAATGACAGATGTAGAGCTGCTGGTCAAAGATTACCGGGCTTACCAGGCGATCCACCATGATGCGCTGATTCAGGAATTCCCCCATGTGGACGAGGTGATGGCCAAGCTGCATGAGCAGGGCTATACGCTCGGTGTGGTAACAACCAAGGTCAAGGCTTCCACGGACCGTGTGCTGGAGATGTTCGGGATGAAAAAATACCTGTCCACGATCGTCACGCTCGAAGACGTGGAGTTTCCGAAACCGGACCCGCAGCCTGTGCTTACGGCTGTGGAGCGGCTGGGAGCCAATCCGGCGACTACGCTGATGGTTGGCGACAGCCCGGCCGACATTCAGTCGGCGCTGGCAGCCGGCGTTAAGGCTGCCGGAGTAGCCTGGTCGCTGAAAGGCAAAGAAAAACTGCTGGAATACGGACCGCATTACATGCTGGACGATATGCGGGATCTATATCAACTTGTGGGAATGGAGTCCGAGGCCTAG
- a CDS encoding PucR family transcriptional regulator: MNMIDLRHRIEQIIDAPLIENSIPLHKWLELGGNESRQIGVPLVIDGVRCWPWAFSEEYVNVWEIEPVSLQDSESQLIELLLQTAANQIRPSQGDKDNEEAAVLELGAWLRAQLKEEIPQQMIPERFVLKKRLSESSVPFLLSSESRTKPHMQYQKLNKLLKSYFGSDLLLIPVEEQEWLILVGESQLEDLRQVSEESREAERAMLDDLGQGVYELIANEWVGNFHISVAQPVIPEQSLVEVTELLRETLILGKIFHVSEQIHLPWTFHLERLVYSIPDKQRKQFMARTDIAMGIFNDPETLSTLETFFQLDCNVSETAKRLYIHRNTLLYRMDKIKQETGLDVRSFKDAVLVKLTLLLYKVTKRK, translated from the coding sequence ATGAACATGATTGATTTAAGACACAGAATTGAACAGATCATCGACGCTCCTCTAATCGAAAACTCAATCCCCTTGCACAAATGGTTGGAGCTTGGAGGAAATGAAAGCCGGCAGATTGGGGTTCCTCTGGTGATAGATGGAGTGCGCTGCTGGCCGTGGGCTTTCAGTGAAGAGTATGTAAACGTATGGGAGATTGAGCCGGTGAGTCTTCAGGACTCGGAAAGTCAGCTGATTGAATTGCTTCTGCAGACGGCAGCTAATCAGATCCGCCCGTCACAGGGTGATAAAGATAATGAGGAAGCGGCTGTACTGGAACTTGGTGCCTGGCTTCGCGCCCAGTTAAAAGAAGAAATTCCTCAGCAAATGATTCCGGAGCGGTTTGTTTTGAAAAAGCGGTTATCCGAATCCAGTGTTCCGTTTCTGTTAAGCAGTGAGAGCCGGACGAAACCACATATGCAGTATCAGAAGCTGAACAAGCTGCTGAAAAGTTATTTTGGTTCGGATTTGCTTCTCATTCCGGTCGAAGAACAGGAGTGGCTGATTCTGGTTGGTGAAAGCCAGCTTGAGGACCTGCGTCAAGTCAGCGAAGAAAGCCGTGAGGCGGAACGTGCGATGTTGGACGATCTTGGGCAGGGGGTTTATGAGCTGATTGCCAATGAGTGGGTCGGCAACTTTCATATCTCCGTGGCCCAGCCGGTTATACCTGAACAGAGTCTGGTGGAAGTCACCGAACTGCTCCGCGAGACCTTGATTCTGGGAAAAATATTTCATGTATCTGAGCAGATCCATCTGCCATGGACTTTTCATCTGGAACGTCTGGTTTACAGCATTCCAGATAAGCAACGCAAGCAGTTTATGGCCCGTACGGACATTGCGATGGGGATCTTTAACGATCCGGAGACGCTGTCGACGCTCGAAACTTTTTTCCAATTGGATTGTAATGTAAGTGAGACGGCTAAGCGGCTTTATATTCACCGAAACACACTTTTATACCGGATGGACAAGATCAAACAGGAGACTGGATTGGACGTTCGGAGCTTTAAGGACGCCGTTTTGGTGAAGCTTACGCTATTATTGTATAAAGTCACGAAAAGAAAATAG
- a CDS encoding ABC transporter ATP-binding protein translates to MAGVRLEHIYKKYAGSDKATVKDVNLDIADKEFLVLVGPSGCGKSTTLRMIAGLEEISEGKLYIGDRVVNDVAPKDRDIAMVFQSYALYPHMNVYQNMAFGLKLRKTKKEEIDQRVREAAKILDIEHLLDRKPKALSGGQRQRVALGRAIVRNPQVFLMDEPLSNLDAKLRGQMRAEITKLVKRLETTCIYVTHDQIEAMTMGDRIVVMKDGIIQQAASPEELYNQPTNIFVAGFIGSPTMNFVSGTLTEQGGTTTFTAPGLKLEVPQGKAGILKQGGYIGKEVILGVRPEDIHEEPVFMEASPNTVFTGRVDVTENLGHEMLLYLSGAGNDTIIARVDGRSTTREGENVKLAIDMNKVHIFDKDTELNIFFS, encoded by the coding sequence ATGGCTGGTGTACGTTTAGAGCACATTTATAAGAAATATGCAGGTTCCGACAAAGCAACGGTTAAAGACGTCAATCTTGATATTGCCGATAAGGAGTTTTTGGTACTGGTTGGTCCTTCCGGTTGCGGTAAATCCACAACCCTGCGTATGATCGCTGGTTTGGAAGAAATCAGTGAAGGTAAATTGTATATCGGTGACCGTGTCGTGAACGACGTAGCTCCTAAAGACCGTGACATCGCGATGGTATTCCAATCCTACGCCTTGTACCCTCACATGAACGTATATCAAAACATGGCATTTGGTCTGAAACTTCGCAAAACGAAAAAAGAAGAAATCGACCAACGTGTACGCGAAGCTGCAAAAATCCTCGATATCGAGCATTTGCTGGATCGCAAACCAAAAGCTCTCTCCGGTGGTCAACGTCAACGTGTGGCCTTGGGCCGCGCGATCGTGCGTAACCCGCAAGTGTTCCTGATGGACGAACCTTTGTCCAACTTGGATGCTAAACTTCGTGGTCAAATGCGCGCCGAGATCACTAAACTGGTTAAACGTTTGGAAACTACTTGTATCTATGTAACGCATGACCAGATCGAAGCCATGACAATGGGCGATCGCATCGTCGTTATGAAAGACGGTATCATCCAGCAGGCGGCTTCACCTGAAGAGCTTTACAACCAGCCAACGAACATTTTCGTTGCAGGTTTCATCGGTTCCCCTACAATGAACTTTGTTAGCGGTACTTTGACTGAGCAAGGAGGCACTACTACCTTCACGGCTCCAGGCCTGAAGCTGGAAGTTCCTCAAGGTAAAGCCGGCATCCTGAAACAAGGCGGCTATATTGGTAAAGAAGTGATCCTGGGCGTTCGTCCTGAGGACATTCATGAAGAGCCTGTATTCATGGAAGCTTCTCCAAACACTGTATTCACAGGCCGTGTAGACGTTACTGAGAACCTGGGTCACGAAATGCTGCTTTACCTGAGCGGCGCTGGCAATGACACGATCATTGCACGCGTGGACGGACGTTCCACTACTCGTGAAGGTGAAAATGTGAAACTCGCAATCGACATGAACAAAGTTCATATCTTCGATAAAGACACTGAATTGAACATTTTCTTCAGCTAA